In Monodelphis domestica isolate mMonDom1 chromosome 4, mMonDom1.pri, whole genome shotgun sequence, one DNA window encodes the following:
- the PRR19 gene encoding proline-rich protein 19 gives MEHRGLAPRPVQQADRTGRVRHRRTKRERNQARASRGPSAGGPRIPRARPRCSLAHRDPALGPPAPKPVVITQGRLSRAHRGLLGKEVKSLNVDRLLSGLAEEVSSPPAGETPAPETAATAVTAAAAAAAAATPLPLAWGEEPTLGLPPKGKENEAPGGPTPEPPSPRTLLEELQGQLHLPGAFPRRCLVQEARAEIIGALLAHYGELPDLSQVLRGLREQGAGPEPQSPEEWQMVPQDREPPDQQALVESRRRRRRKGKRELMFTLGATPSPPSTEKSLVLPPDPWVPSPSPPPLPLGSERGETTWGPQTSFDVLKSIWLPATPPTCAPPWQWGAGGTAHPPACLPNSEALDWSPSPPAPMPGLPWFVSRSSPEPWTFPRMRLY, from the exons ATGGAGCACCGGGGGCTGGCCCCCCGACCAGTGCAGCAGGCTGACCGGACAGGCCGCGTCCGGCACCGGAGGACCAAGAGGGAGCGGAACCAGGCCAGGGCCAGCAGAGGCCCCAGTGCTGGGGGGCCCCGGATACCCCGGGCTCGGCCTCGGTGCTCACTGGCCCACAGGGACCCAGCTCTGGGCCCCCCTGCACCAAAACCTGTGGTTATCACCCAGGGCCGGCTAAGCCGGGCACACCGGGGCCTCCTGGGCAAGGAGGTGAAGTCCCTGAATGTAGACCGGCTGCTGAGTGGCCTGGCTGAGGAGGTGAGCAGCCCCCCAGCTGGGGAGACTCCAGCCCCTgaaacagcagcaacagcagtgACAGCGGCggccgcagcagcagcagcagcaacaccCCTGCCCCTAGCCTGGGGAGAGGAGCCCACCTTAGGGCTTCCACCAAAGGGCAAAGAGAATGAAGCTCCTGGAGGACCTACCCCAGAGCCCCCCAGCCCTCGAACACTGCTGGAGGAGCTTCAAGGCCAGCTGCATCTTCCTGGAGCCTTCCCTAGGCGCTGCCTGGTCCAGGAAGCCCGAGCAGAGATTATCGGGGCCCTGTTGGCCCACTATGGGGAACTGCCTGACCTTAGCCAGGTCCTTAGGGGCCTCAGGGAGCAGGGAGCAG GGCCAGAGCCTCAGAGCCCAGAGGAGTGGCAGATGGTGCCCCAAGATCGAGAACCCCCTGATCAGCAGGCTCTGGTGGAaagcaggaggaggaggcggaggaaggggaaaagggaactCATGTTTACCTTGGGAGCCACCCCAAGCCCACCTTCCACTGAGAAG AGCCTGGTGCTGCCCCCGGACCCATGGGTCCCCtcaccctcacccccacccctaccccttgGATCTGAGCGTGGAGAGACTACTTGGGGCCCTCAGACATCATTTGATGTCCTGAAGAGCATCTGGCTGCCTGCTACCCCACCAACGTGTGCCCCGCCATGGCAGTGGGGAGCCGGGGGTACTGCCCACCCACCTGCTTGCTTACCTAACTCAGAGGCCCTGGACTGGAGCCCTAGCCCCCCAGCCCCAATGCCTGGACTGCCCTGGTTTGTGTCCAGGAGCAGCCCAGAGCCCTGGACTTTCCCCCGGATGAGGCTCTATTGA